A stretch of Methanobrevibacter sp. DNA encodes these proteins:
- a CDS encoding spore germination protein GerW family protein, which yields MIDDAPIKTTVEELRKLVNISNYIGEPIETEDKILIPVSKAAVGFGIGEHKKENEITGTGAGVSVEPTTMVVVTKGKTGAEGIRTINLTKGSEGNKALNELGLIITDIIKDLIPSQNSEDDYINVDDITEVEIKDGEIREKAEDIVDDAEEKLDIEIDDE from the coding sequence ATGATAGATGATGCACCAATTAAAACTACTGTAGAAGAATTGAGAAAGCTTGTTAACATCAGCAACTACATTGGAGAGCCAATCGAAACCGAAGATAAGATATTGATTCCAGTATCCAAGGCTGCAGTAGGCTTTGGAATAGGTGAACACAAAAAGGAAAATGAAATAACCGGAACCGGTGCAGGTGTAAGCGTTGAGCCTACCACCATGGTTGTTGTAACAAAAGGCAAAACCGGAGCAGAAGGAATCAGGACAATCAACTTAACAAAAGGCAGTGAAGGCAATAAGGCATTGAATGAATTAGGATTGATAATAACCGATATAATAAAGGATTTGATTCCATCCCAAAACAGTGAAGATGATTACATAAATGTTGATGATATTACTGAAGTTGAAATCAAGGATGGGGAAATAAGAGAAAAGGCTGAAGATATAGTGGATGATGCTGAAGAGAAATTGGACATTGAAATAGATGATGAATAA
- a CDS encoding RtcB family protein, translating to MSIKESLEKVRDNVWELPSSYKKEMRVPGRLYLDDEAVENIEEGAVEQVANVACMPGIQGASIAMPDIHFGYGFSIGGVGAFNYNNGVVSPGGVGFDINCGVRMLRTNLTEDEIKPKLKELTETLFKNIPSGVGSKGQIRLKDNEINEVLDYGAWWAVERGFGWEDDLKFLEENGRMKEAESAIVSDKAKKRGIPQLGSLGSGNHFLEVQKIEEIYDETVAKAFGLEAGSIAIMIHSGSRGCGHQICSDYLRKMDKAYRNYKINIPDRQLACAPIDSKEAQGYLKAMAAGANYAWANRQMMSHWVRQSFEEVFSRSADDMAMTTIYDVAHNIAKKEVHKVKGSHMEVLVHRKGATRAFGPGRREIPKEYRDVGQPVLIPGTMGTASYILHGTDVAMEETFGSTAHGAGRVLSRTAAKKQFTAEGIEKELNAKGIHVKANSAPVLAEEAPGAYKNVDSVVKTSHDAGIAKLVAKVVPLAVTKG from the coding sequence ATGTCAATTAAAGAAAGTCTTGAAAAGGTAAGAGATAATGTATGGGAACTTCCAAGCAGTTATAAAAAGGAAATGAGAGTTCCTGGAAGATTGTATCTTGATGATGAAGCTGTTGAAAACATTGAAGAAGGGGCAGTTGAGCAAGTGGCGAATGTAGCTTGCATGCCAGGTATTCAAGGAGCATCAATAGCTATGCCGGACATCCACTTCGGATACGGTTTCAGCATTGGTGGTGTAGGAGCTTTTAATTATAATAATGGTGTTGTAAGTCCTGGAGGAGTAGGCTTTGACATTAACTGTGGAGTCAGAATGCTTAGAACCAACTTGACTGAAGATGAAATCAAGCCTAAGCTTAAGGAACTTACTGAAACCTTGTTCAAGAACATTCCATCAGGTGTGGGAAGCAAAGGTCAAATCAGACTTAAGGATAATGAAATCAATGAAGTCTTGGACTACGGCGCTTGGTGGGCTGTTGAGAGAGGATTCGGTTGGGAAGATGACCTTAAATTCCTGGAAGAAAACGGTAGAATGAAAGAGGCTGAATCAGCTATTGTAAGTGATAAGGCTAAAAAAAGAGGAATTCCACAATTAGGTTCATTAGGTTCCGGAAACCACTTCCTTGAAGTTCAAAAGATTGAAGAGATCTATGATGAAACCGTAGCAAAGGCATTCGGTCTTGAAGCGGGATCAATAGCCATCATGATTCACAGCGGTTCAAGGGGATGCGGACACCAAATCTGTTCCGATTACTTGAGAAAAATGGATAAGGCTTACAGAAATTATAAAATAAACATTCCAGACAGGCAATTGGCATGTGCACCTATCGATTCCAAAGAGGCACAAGGCTACTTGAAGGCTATGGCCGCTGGAGCCAATTATGCATGGGCAAACCGTCAGATGATGTCCCATTGGGTCAGACAATCCTTTGAGGAAGTGTTCTCACGCAGCGCTGATGATATGGCCATGACCACCATTTATGACGTTGCGCACAATATCGCTAAAAAGGAAGTTCATAAGGTAAAAGGTTCCCACATGGAAGTTCTTGTTCACAGAAAGGGAGCTACCCGTGCATTCGGTCCTGGAAGACGTGAAATTCCTAAGGAATACCGAGATGTCGGACAGCCTGTATTGATTCCTGGAACCATGGGTACCGCTTCTTACATCTTGCATGGTACCGATGTTGCTATGGAAGAGACCTTCGGTTCAACCGCTCATGGTGCCGGAAGAGTCCTATCAAGAACTGCTGCCAAAAAGCAGTTCACTGCAGAAGGAATCGAGAAGGAATTGAATGCAAAAGGAATTCATGTAAAGGCAAATTCCGCTCCTGTCTTGGCTGAAGAGGCACCTGGCGCATACAAGAATGTTGATTCAGTCGTCAAGACATCTCACGATGCAGGAATTGCTAAATTAGTGGCTAAAGTTGTTCCTTTGGCAGTTACAAAAGGATAA
- a CDS encoding aldo/keto reductase codes for MVKRTVKKNGDEIFPLGIGAMRLPTKNNSIDREKAQEFILYAIDNGVNYIDTAYAYHAGESESFLGEILSLTDSNGVKYRDKVKLSTKSPSWMVRSREDFDAFLNEQLRRLQTDCIDYYYLHSIDLSTLGRLKKLGAYEFLEKARSEGKIRNIGFSYHGAPNEFNDVIDDFNWDMALVQYNYVDVNAQAGIRGIRHAYENDVAIFIMEPLKGGLLAGEIPEAVDDLFKGVDSNKSSVDWALSWVLNQKEITCVLSGMGSLDQIKENISIAERVEVDSLSDDELDVLDKAQAIFDSMMKINCTGCGYCLPCPKGVNIPDCFNVYNEKYLFNKKAFGIIPHAMVNYYMVVGGITNKQSSAGLCNHCGRCKRLCPQSLDIPNELDRVKSEFELIGFNYHIKFIRNIAMPSINKISKVFDFFKHF; via the coding sequence ATGGTAAAAAGAACAGTTAAAAAGAATGGGGATGAGATATTTCCACTTGGTATCGGAGCTATGCGCCTTCCCACTAAAAACAATTCAATTGATAGGGAAAAGGCTCAGGAATTTATTCTATACGCAATTGACAATGGGGTGAATTACATTGATACCGCTTATGCCTATCATGCTGGAGAAAGTGAATCATTTTTAGGGGAAATCTTGAGTTTAACAGATTCAAATGGAGTCAAATACAGGGATAAGGTTAAATTGTCCACAAAATCACCTTCTTGGATGGTAAGGTCCAGAGAGGATTTCGATGCATTTCTAAATGAACAGTTAAGAAGACTTCAAACAGATTGTATTGATTATTATTACCTTCATAGCATTGATTTAAGCACACTTGGAAGACTTAAGAAATTAGGGGCTTATGAATTTTTAGAGAAAGCAAGATCAGAGGGTAAAATCAGGAATATTGGATTTTCATATCATGGGGCTCCTAATGAGTTCAATGATGTGATTGATGATTTCAATTGGGATATGGCCCTTGTTCAGTATAATTATGTTGATGTCAATGCACAGGCAGGGATTAGAGGAATCAGACATGCGTATGAAAATGATGTGGCAATATTCATCATGGAACCTTTAAAGGGGGGACTTCTTGCTGGAGAGATACCTGAAGCTGTTGATGATCTCTTTAAAGGTGTTGATTCCAATAAGTCTTCAGTTGATTGGGCCTTAAGTTGGGTCTTGAATCAAAAGGAAATCACTTGTGTGTTGTCTGGAATGGGCTCATTAGATCAAATAAAGGAAAACATATCCATTGCAGAAAGAGTTGAAGTTGATTCATTAAGTGATGATGAGTTGGATGTATTGGATAAGGCCCAGGCCATCTTTGATTCCATGATGAAGATTAACTGCACTGGCTGCGGCTACTGTCTGCCTTGCCCTAAAGGAGTGAACATTCCAGATTGCTTTAATGTCTACAATGAAAAGTATCTGTTCAATAAGAAGGCATTTGGTATAATTCCACATGCCATGGTCAATTATTACATGGTTGTGGGAGGAATAACCAATAAGCAATCAAGTGCGGGGCTTTGCAATCATTGTGGAAGGTGCAAGCGATTATGTCCGCAGTCCCTTGACATTCCAAATGAGTTGGATAGGGTAAAGTCAGAATTTGAACTCATCGGATTCAATTATCACATCAAGTTCATTAGAAACATTGCAATGCCTTCAATAAACAAGATTTCCAAAGTGTTTGATTTCTTTAAGCATTTTTAA
- a CDS encoding thiamine pyrophosphate-binding protein: MNTAEALIRLLEEDGVKHIFGHPGEQILPFYKALKDSSIEHILTRHEQGAAHAADAYARSSGDYGLCVSTAGPGAMNLVMGLATAFKDSVPLLVFTGDNDYHIKDEDFFQNSPINGVFENITVKSFHPYSAKSAIFNLIEALVILKKYPKGPVHINLSRDILLEDVDLGDIDFKDMVDSFDHAIFSDIDSDLDIFNEKIPNVDNLYELVEIFDKYFRYFDGKLVFIEDSLENTMTDVDNNINLAIEKVKVSRKPLVVVGNGIVWGKAIKKLSTFVSKTWVPIATTFHSKGIISESDKLNLGLLGLRGTSLANYAYENSDCILVLGARLSERTIASCDYDSVCDKVIHVNIDETCLEGNINLPMDASDFLDLLLDEIESKDYKDKDFILYQDWINEIYSNYEELVVDGIDDIEDNYITLRPPYAINKIVNAFKGSYFLSDAGTHTTWTTLLSKNDKFGKLLFSGGFGPMGYGLAASVGVAIAHPDDPVVVICGDGDIQMVIQELATIIEYDLNVNVFIIDNSQLGIIRQWEETVYDMDRYQIDLKNPDFVKLADAYGIDSVKVESKEDLELAIDNAFSSSHAFLADVCVCQENIPLPK, encoded by the coding sequence ATGAATACTGCAGAAGCATTGATCAGATTGCTTGAAGAGGATGGTGTCAAGCATATATTCGGACACCCTGGAGAACAGATACTTCCTTTCTATAAGGCCTTGAAGGATTCTTCAATTGAGCATATCTTAACAAGACATGAACAGGGGGCCGCTCATGCTGCAGATGCGTATGCCCGTTCATCAGGCGATTATGGCCTATGCGTTTCCACTGCAGGTCCAGGTGCCATGAATCTGGTTATGGGACTCGCAACTGCATTTAAGGATTCAGTGCCTCTTCTCGTATTTACAGGAGATAACGATTATCATATAAAAGATGAGGACTTTTTTCAAAATTCCCCAATAAATGGTGTTTTTGAAAACATAACTGTCAAGAGCTTTCACCCATATTCTGCCAAATCAGCTATTTTTAATTTGATTGAAGCTTTGGTCATACTTAAGAAATATCCGAAGGGACCGGTTCATATCAATCTTTCCAGAGACATTCTGCTTGAAGATGTCGATTTGGGGGATATTGATTTCAAGGATATGGTTGATTCTTTTGATCATGCTATTTTTAGTGACATTGATTCTGATTTGGATATATTTAATGAAAAGATTCCCAATGTTGATAATCTTTATGAATTAGTGGAAATTTTTGATAAATACTTTAGATATTTTGATGGCAAATTGGTATTTATTGAAGATTCTTTAGAAAATACAATGACTGATGTAGATAACAATATCAACTTAGCCATCGAAAAAGTTAAAGTTTCACGAAAACCATTAGTCGTTGTAGGAAATGGTATAGTTTGGGGGAAAGCTATAAAAAAATTAAGCACTTTTGTAAGTAAAACATGGGTTCCTATTGCAACTACTTTTCACTCCAAGGGAATCATAAGTGAAAGCGATAAATTGAACCTTGGACTTCTCGGACTTAGGGGAACTTCACTTGCAAATTATGCATATGAGAATTCAGATTGCATTCTGGTTTTAGGTGCAAGATTGTCTGAGCGAACCATTGCTTCCTGTGATTATGATAGTGTTTGCGATAAGGTCATTCATGTAAACATTGATGAAACCTGTCTTGAAGGCAATATCAATCTTCCTATGGATGCATCAGACTTCCTGGATTTATTGTTGGATGAAATTGAATCCAAAGACTATAAGGATAAGGACTTTATTTTATATCAGGATTGGATCAATGAGATCTATTCCAATTATGAAGAGTTGGTTGTTGATGGCATTGATGACATTGAGGATAATTACATTACATTAAGGCCTCCTTATGCAATCAATAAGATTGTAAATGCATTCAAAGGAAGCTATTTCCTATCAGATGCCGGCACCCATACCACTTGGACAACATTGCTCTCCAAGAATGACAAGTTCGGAAAGCTATTGTTCTCCGGCGGATTCGGTCCAATGGGCTATGGTTTGGCTGCTTCCGTCGGTGTAGCCATTGCACATCCGGATGACCCTGTTGTTGTTATCTGCGGTGATGGTGACATTCAAATGGTCATTCAGGAATTGGCTACAATCATTGAATATGACTTGAATGTGAATGTTTTCATTATAGACAATTCCCAATTGGGCATCATTCGCCAATGGGAAGAGACAGTCTATGATATGGATAGGTATCAGATAGATTTGAAAAATCCTGATTTTGTAAAATTAGCAGATGCTTATGGAATTGACTCTGTAAAGGTTGAGTCAAAGGAAGACCTTGAATTGGCCATTGACAATGCTTTCAGTTCCAGCCATGCATTCTTGGCTGATGTTTGCGTTTGCCAAGAGAACATTCCATTGCCTAAATGA
- a CDS encoding archease translates to MELNDEPALNKYDYFDVTADIGFHAYGKSLEEAYENAGLAMFNVITDIENVKKEEHREFEIVSEDLVSLLYDYLEELLFLQDTEFLFFSDFKVNIEKIDDESSNLENYKLTCFARGEEIDWNIHTPKSEVKAITFHKMCVKEDDGVFKLRAILDL, encoded by the coding sequence ATGGAACTTAACGATGAACCAGCATTAAATAAATATGATTATTTTGATGTTACCGCAGACATTGGATTTCATGCTTACGGCAAGTCTTTGGAAGAGGCATATGAAAATGCGGGGCTCGCTATGTTTAATGTCATAACTGATATTGAGAATGTGAAAAAAGAAGAGCATAGAGAGTTTGAAATAGTTTCAGAGGATTTGGTTTCTCTCTTATATGATTATTTAGAGGAACTTCTGTTTCTGCAAGATACAGAATTTTTGTTCTTCTCTGATTTTAAAGTAAATATTGAAAAAATAGATGATGAATCTTCCAATTTGGAAAATTATAAATTAACTTGTTTTGCTCGTGGTGAGGAAATAGATTGGAACATTCATACTCCAAAATCTGAAGTCAAGGCCATCACTTTTCATAAGATGTGTGTAAAAGAAGATGATGGTGTCTTTAAGCTTAGAGCCATTTTAGATTTATAA
- the surE gene encoding 5'/3'-nucleotidase SurE produces MKNILISNDDGVLGPGILATKQALEGFANVTVVAPQENNSAVGRKVNIMKHMYLDEYELADGSMAYGLSGTPADSVNVGINYVCDEKPDLVVTGINPGINISRLQITTSGTVCAAVEAVGLGVPAIACSLFLDDDCFKQDEEGNWYVDTDYSFAQEILAKVVKKVLDEGLPEGVDLFNLNIPSKPLSDRIKVTTLADRMLDFNILERVDDDGNDTVMNVPQLVEDYEEGTDGYCVLVERRPSLTPLSLDYGGRITGLDNWEF; encoded by the coding sequence ATGAAAAACATTTTAATATCCAATGATGATGGTGTTCTTGGACCGGGCATTTTAGCTACCAAACAGGCACTGGAGGGCTTTGCCAACGTTACTGTTGTGGCTCCTCAGGAGAATAACAGTGCCGTAGGACGTAAGGTCAACATTATGAAGCATATGTATCTGGATGAATATGAATTGGCTGATGGAAGCATGGCCTATGGATTGTCTGGAACTCCTGCGGATTCCGTCAATGTAGGTATTAATTATGTTTGTGATGAGAAGCCCGATCTTGTTGTAACCGGAATCAATCCTGGAATCAATATCAGCAGACTGCAGATTACAACCTCTGGAACCGTTTGTGCAGCAGTGGAGGCTGTTGGATTGGGAGTTCCTGCCATTGCATGCTCTCTATTTTTGGATGATGATTGCTTCAAGCAGGATGAGGAAGGGAATTGGTATGTTGATACTGATTACAGCTTTGCTCAAGAGATTCTTGCCAAAGTGGTTAAAAAAGTCTTGGATGAAGGTCTTCCAGAGGGAGTTGACTTATTCAATTTGAACATTCCATCCAAGCCGTTGTCTGACCGGATTAAGGTAACCACTCTTGCAGATAGGATGTTGGACTTTAATATTCTGGAGAGAGTTGACGATGATGGCAATGATACAGTCATGAATGTTCCTCAATTGGTTGAGGATTATGAAGAGGGAACAGACGGATATTGTGTGCTCGTTGAAAGAAGGCCTAGCTTGACTCCTTTAAGTCTTGATTATGGTGGCAGAATTACCGGATTGGATAATTGGGAGTTTTAA
- a CDS encoding alanine--glyoxylate aminotransferase family protein, translated as MNEILLMLPGPTTADPRVLQAMGKAVVNHRGDEFGEIYTETTQLMSKTFQTQNDSYILTGSGTSAMEAAVSNLVNRGDKILNIVGGKFGERFADISKMHGIESIPLNVEWGTAVTPDLVEEALEANEDIKAVTMIHNETSTGVAAPIQEVGEVMKNYDALFIVDTVSSLGGDYVDVDKFHIDACVTGSQKCLAAPPGLAAITFNDDAWAACEKVEDNNYYLNMPKYRANGNKDPAQTPYTPSVSLIYALKEALEIVQEEGLENRVARHHQAAAATRDAVKALGLELFPDEAVSSATVTAVKMPEGATDAQIRGTMLDKYFVQLAGGQDHLKGNIIRIGHMGVISYKELAITFTALGLTLKGLGLVEDAGAGVAALADHYI; from the coding sequence ATGAACGAAATATTATTAATGCTCCCAGGTCCAACAACCGCTGACCCAAGAGTATTGCAAGCAATGGGAAAAGCTGTTGTAAACCACAGAGGAGACGAATTCGGAGAAATTTACACTGAAACCACTCAATTGATGTCAAAGACTTTCCAAACCCAAAATGATTCTTACATCCTTACAGGTTCCGGAACTTCTGCAATGGAAGCTGCAGTATCCAACCTTGTAAACAGAGGAGATAAAATATTAAACATTGTAGGTGGAAAATTCGGAGAAAGGTTCGCAGACATTTCCAAAATGCATGGAATTGAATCCATACCTTTAAACGTCGAATGGGGAACTGCTGTAACTCCAGACCTCGTGGAAGAAGCATTGGAAGCAAATGAAGACATCAAAGCTGTAACCATGATCCACAACGAAACTTCCACCGGTGTGGCTGCACCTATTCAGGAAGTGGGAGAAGTAATGAAAAACTACGATGCATTATTCATTGTAGACACCGTATCCTCCTTAGGTGGAGACTATGTTGATGTGGACAAGTTCCATATTGACGCATGTGTAACCGGATCTCAAAAATGTCTCGCTGCACCACCAGGCCTTGCAGCAATTACCTTTAACGATGACGCATGGGCAGCATGTGAAAAGGTTGAAGACAACAACTACTACTTGAACATGCCTAAATACAGAGCAAACGGTAATAAGGACCCTGCTCAAACTCCTTACACTCCATCAGTCTCATTGATTTACGCATTGAAGGAAGCTCTTGAAATCGTTCAGGAAGAAGGACTTGAAAACAGAGTGGCAAGACACCACCAAGCAGCAGCTGCAACCAGAGACGCAGTCAAAGCATTAGGCCTTGAACTCTTCCCTGATGAAGCAGTTTCATCTGCAACTGTAACTGCAGTGAAAATGCCTGAAGGAGCAACTGATGCCCAAATCAGAGGAACCATGCTAGACAAATACTTTGTTCAATTAGCTGGTGGACAAGACCACCTTAAAGGAAACATTATTAGAATTGGACATATGGGTGTAATCAGCTACAAGGAATTGGCTATCACTTTCACCGCATTAGGATTAACCTTGAAAGGATTAGGATTAGTCGAAGATGCAGGTGCAGGTGTTGCAGCTCTTGCTGACCATTACATCTAA
- a CDS encoding 6-hydroxymethylpterin diphosphokinase MptE-like protein: MDFDEWEGWYEEILETLGFSREGDEKTAVLLDKILEEHGFLTLEDLYNETVHKKNDTTKFIVFGAGPSIKKHIEEIKTYDLEEYILVSSDGATTALLEEDVVPDIVATDLDGTLSDLLVANDKGSYFVIHAHGNNEEVIEKWTTSFNKILGTTQSKPIGHLYNFGGFTDGDRAMYLAVALGCKEMVLAGMDFGTIVTRYSRPNIEGETGPADEIKTKKLIFAERLLNWIKENTDVKVINLVDEVK, encoded by the coding sequence ATGGATTTTGATGAATGGGAAGGATGGTATGAGGAAATCTTGGAAACTCTTGGATTTTCAAGGGAAGGAGATGAAAAGACCGCTGTCTTATTGGACAAGATTCTTGAGGAACATGGTTTCTTAACCCTTGAAGACCTCTATAATGAAACTGTTCATAAAAAGAATGATACCACTAAGTTCATTGTTTTTGGTGCAGGTCCTTCAATTAAGAAGCATATTGAAGAGATAAAGACTTATGATTTGGAGGAGTATATTCTCGTATCCTCAGATGGTGCAACCACTGCACTTCTGGAAGAGGATGTAGTGCCTGATATCGTTGCTACCGATTTGGATGGCACACTTTCCGATTTATTAGTCGCAAATGATAAAGGGTCCTACTTTGTCATTCATGCCCATGGTAACAATGAGGAAGTCATTGAGAAATGGACAACAAGCTTCAATAAAATATTGGGAACCACCCAATCAAAACCAATAGGTCACTTGTATAACTTTGGCGGTTTTACCGATGGTGACAGGGCCATGTATTTGGCGGTGGCATTGGGCTGCAAGGAAATGGTTCTTGCAGGAATGGACTTTGGAACAATCGTCACCAGATATTCAAGGCCTAACATCGAAGGGGAAACAGGTCCTGCAGATGAGATCAAAACCAAAAAGCTTATCTTTGCGGAAAGATTGCTTAATTGGATAAAGGAAAACACTGATGTGAAAGTGATTAATCTGGTTGATGAGGTCAAATAA
- a CDS encoding ORC1-type DNA replication protein translates to MNYMAIEDILMGDETLFNNINAFNPDYMPDNFNFRDSQMEGMAMCIRPAIQGGRPTNSVIMGSCATGKTTALKKVFELVENTTDKVVCCYINCQLHTTRFGIFSQIHKKIFGHQPPETGVPFSRVYEKVMKYLSDQNKALIVAFDDVNYLFQTQHANKIFYDILRAYEEFEGVRTGIFAILSDLEFRYALDKNVNTVFIPQDITFQPYTYSEIFSILKDRANAGFFPGVISDEVIEEISNHAIELGDLRVGIDLLRVCGNIAEANASRTITLEHVEEAVSKQGSVNLRETINSLNDIERALLRAVVESDEILTAGDLSKRFKEEVGLSYATFNRTLEKLEFLRLVDTKFTGKGVKGNSREIILRFDPEDIKRCNL, encoded by the coding sequence ATAAACTATATGGCAATAGAAGATATTTTAATGGGTGATGAAACACTATTCAATAACATAAATGCATTTAATCCTGATTATATGCCGGATAACTTTAATTTTAGGGATAGCCAAATGGAAGGAATGGCTATGTGCATCAGACCGGCCATTCAAGGGGGACGTCCTACCAATTCAGTCATTATGGGATCATGTGCTACAGGAAAGACAACAGCACTTAAAAAGGTTTTTGAATTGGTGGAAAACACTACTGACAAGGTTGTTTGCTGTTACATCAACTGTCAATTACACACAACTCGTTTTGGAATCTTTTCTCAAATTCATAAAAAGATATTCGGTCATCAGCCTCCAGAGACTGGAGTTCCATTTTCAAGGGTATATGAAAAGGTCATGAAATATCTTTCAGACCAAAACAAGGCATTGATCGTTGCTTTTGATGATGTCAATTACTTGTTCCAAACCCAGCATGCAAATAAGATATTCTATGATATCCTAAGGGCTTATGAAGAGTTTGAAGGAGTAAGAACAGGGATTTTTGCAATCCTTTCAGATTTGGAATTCAGATATGCCCTTGACAAGAATGTGAATACAGTATTCATTCCTCAAGACATCACATTCCAGCCTTACACATATTCTGAAATATTCAGCATTCTTAAAGATAGGGCCAATGCAGGATTTTTCCCAGGAGTGATTTCAGACGAAGTCATTGAGGAAATTTCCAATCATGCCATTGAACTTGGAGACTTGAGGGTAGGAATTGACCTTCTCAGGGTCTGCGGTAATATTGCAGAAGCCAATGCTTCAAGAACAATCACTTTGGAACATGTGGAAGAGGCAGTATCCAAGCAAGGATCAGTTAACTTAAGGGAAACCATCAATTCCTTGAATGACATTGAAAGGGCGCTTCTCAGAGCGGTTGTTGAAAGTGATGAGATATTGACTGCCGGGGACTTGTCCAAGCGATTCAAGGAAGAGGTCGGATTGAGTTATGCCACTTTCAATAGAACACTTGAAAAACTTGAATTCCTAAGACTGGTGGATACCAAGTTCACTGGAAAAGGAGTTAAGGGAAATTCAAGGGAAATCATTTTAAGATTTGATCCAGAGGATATTAAACGTTGTAACCTCTAA
- a CDS encoding metallophosphoesterase, translating to MSFRTRRVIMSTPFMMLYEFFLMKYLFLLFGGLEDIYLLLLTVLFAILKIVPMLFEERKSRRITRFLDHISAFWIFMSLFTFFDLLLIYAIGAYIELPIYIIVLLLMIVPLITIYSYCHAHKIIVHEKIIELDNINQDMNIAHLSDVHFGSIRHKEIINDIRDKINQIPCDLAIISGDLADGSCVVEEDDFLAFRDVNVPIIFTSGNHDYYPGIENVHKACRKAGIIVLDNEGMEFKDLNIFGIPFSFDNVDLVGADELKSFIKEDKVNIINFHVPRNWEEFSRLGFDIQLSGHTHGGQFYPVTWIGNLLFYNMGLFKNRIGEKERYLHVTTGVGSMDYPFRWGTDSELVLLKLRKK from the coding sequence ATGAGCTTTAGAACACGAAGAGTGATTATGTCCACTCCATTTATGATGTTATATGAATTCTTTCTTATGAAATATCTCTTTTTGTTGTTTGGCGGCTTGGAGGACATATATTTGCTTTTGTTGACTGTTCTCTTTGCCATATTGAAGATAGTTCCTATGTTATTTGAAGAGAGGAAATCAAGAAGGATAACACGATTCCTAGATCACATATCTGCATTTTGGATTTTTATGTCCCTATTCACATTCTTTGACTTGCTTTTGATTTACGCTATTGGGGCTTATATCGAACTCCCAATCTATATTATAGTTCTCTTGCTTATGATTGTTCCTTTAATCACAATTTATAGCTATTGTCATGCTCATAAGATTATTGTTCATGAGAAAATCATAGAATTGGATAATATCAATCAGGATATGAATATTGCCCATCTTTCAGACGTTCATTTCGGTTCCATCAGACATAAGGAAATCATCAATGACATTAGGGATAAGATTAATCAGATTCCTTGTGATTTGGCCATAATTTCCGGAGATTTGGCAGATGGGTCTTGTGTGGTTGAAGAAGATGATTTTCTGGCATTTAGGGATGTTAATGTGCCTATCATTTTTACATCAGGAAATCATGATTACTATCCTGGGATTGAAAATGTTCATAAGGCTTGCAGGAAGGCAGGAATTATTGTTTTGGATAATGAAGGAATGGAATTCAAGGACTTGAACATTTTTGGAATTCCATTCAGTTTTGATAATGTTGATTTGGTTGGTGCAGATGAATTGAAATCATTCATCAAGGAAGATAAGGTAAATATAATCAATTTTCATGTCCCTCGAAATTGGGAGGAGTTTTCAAGATTGGGCTTTGACATTCAATTGTCTGGCCATACCCATGGAGGACAGTTTTATCCGGTCACTTGGATAGGAAATCTTCTTTTCTATAATATGGGACTTTTTAAAAATAGAATAGGGGAGAAAGAGAGATATTTGCATGTAACAACTGGTGTAGGTTCAATGGATTACCCATTCAGATGGGGTACTGACAGTGAACTTGTTCTATTGAAGTTGAGAAAGAAATAG